The DNA sequence GTCTTCATGCACGAACCCATTTATTATTGCTGTGATTCTTGGTGGGTATTTGCGGCTTGTTTTGTTGAATAATACCGCGCAGCTTGTCAACGTAGGTATAATCCAACATAAGTGCGTCGTTGCTTGCGTTGAAAAATTCGCCAGGTAACCTTAAATTGTAGCCGTAGGTAAGCTCTGCTGCGCTCACGCCGGTGTCTGTGTTTAGGGCGGCGCGCAGTCCTAGCAACACTGTAGGTAACTCGTCGATCCACGTACTTGCGTTCGTGAGTTTCGCGCGCAATGCAGTTTTGAGGGTTCGGTGCCATCGCTCCACAATACCGTTGCTCTGCGGGTGGTATGGTGTCGTGTGATTCTTCTATATTCCCAAACGCTTCATTAGGTCTCGAAACAGCTGACTCTCAAACTGGCGACCTTGGTCGCTTGTTAGTGTCGTTGGACAGCCAAATCTTGCGATCCAATGTCAATGTGTAGTGGTCCAACGATGTCAATGTGTAAGTGTTGAAAACGGTCGCTTGGCGGGAACGACGAGATGTTTGAAAATGTGTGTCGCTGTACTTTACTTTTCTTACAAAGTAGGCACGTACGCGTCCAACAGCTGATATCTGCATTCATTGATggccaaaagtatttttgtgcgATGAGCTGCCGAGTTGTGCGCGTACCCGGATTACTGATGTTATGTAAAAACTTCTAGTCAGTATTCTTCTGGTATGTACGGACGTAAATAAGCAGTAGATGTTTCGCAGTATAGCTCGGTGTTGTGGTTAGGTATAACTACTTTCTTGAGTGCGATATTATGTTGTGATAACAGCTGTTTGATGTTGCTGTCCTTTTCTTGTGCGTTAGCGATGTCTGCGTAGTTGATTGTAGACGGGCATGATATTGTTTCTATGCGGCTGAGTGTGTCGGCGACGATGTTTTGTTTACCGCTCACGTGACGTATTTCTGTGGTAAATTCGCTGATAAACAAAAGTTGCCTCGTTCGCCGTTGTGTTTCGGAGTTGGAGTTAATTTTCGACATTATGTATGTTAGCGGTTTGTGATCGGTGAATACAATAAGGTGTCGTCCTTCAAAGGTTTTACGGAAATGCTTGACTGCCATGTAGATTGCGAGTAATTCACGATCAAACGTGGAATACTTTTTCTGTGCGTCGgttaatttctttgaaaaatatccGAGTGGTTGCCATGTTTCGTTGATGTTTTGTTCGGTGTGTGATGTTCGTTGTCGGCTCCAGCTGAGTTATCGGATGCGTCGCAGAATAATGCGATCGTGGCGTGGTGCCATGGGTGAGCGAGTAGAGTTGCATTGATTATGCTGACTTTACACTGCTCGAAAGCTTGCGTTGCGTCGTCGGTCCACGTGATCGGTGTTTTATCTTTGCCTCGATTTTATGTTGCGGAGGTTTGATGCCGTCAGCTGACACGGTATAGCCGAGGAACTGTACTTCCGGTATGCCTAAGTTGCATTTGGCGGGATTTATCGTGATACCATTTTCTTCGAGTCGTTTTAGCACTGTGTGGAGGTGGTCACGGTGTTCGTCTTCGCTTTTTGATGCGAGTAATAAATCGTCGATAAACGGAAATACAAAATCTAATCCTCGTAGTACTTGATGAATGTAGCGTTGGAATGTCTGTCCCGCGTTTTTTAGTCCAGGACACATGCGTGGAAATTCGAATAATCCCATCAGGGTTATTATTGCGGTCTTCTCAACATCTTCTTCGCGAACACTCAATTGCTGGTAGGCACGGTTTAGATCGATAGCACGGCATTGTACTGGTGGTCCTTGGGTTTCGATGAAATGTTGCACGTTGATGTTGCAGTTCAATTTCATCGAAGTTAGGCGTGTAATTCCTGGATATTGAGCTAGTATGTCGTGGTACGTCTGTGACTTATCAATGCTGCGTACGGTAGGTACGTTCGATACTCGGCGGACGTCTGTTGTTTCTTGAGTGGAGGCGTCAATACAATCATGGTGAAACAATAAATAGTGTTACGTTCGATGTGCGTTTCGTGTGGCTACAGATATATGGGACAGGAGATAAATTAGACAAGGAAAAGGAATTATGTAAGTTAGAAATCTTTTTCAAGAGATGATTTGACGCTAATGAACTTAAGTggagaagaaaattaaattttaaatacttaaatcttATGATTAAAGGACGAATATTACACTCTACTTGTAAGGCATTTATTGGGGTTGTTCTGAAGGCACCAGTTACAATTCTTAAACTGTGATTCTGGAGAATGTCTAATTTTTGGACCAATTTATCATTTGAAGCAAATCAAAGGAATCCATATATTCAAAATGGCTGCGTACTAAAGACCTGTATAAATTTAATAGAATTTTGGGATCCGAACCCCAGTATGTAGAAGATaacgattttataatattcaaagcCTTGGAAGCTCTTAACCTAATGAGTTCGACATACTTATTCCAagacatatttttcataaaagtgACGCCTAAAAATTTAACGGAGTTTTCATAAACTAACTCAGAATGGTTGTAAAAGACTTTGTGAATTTTTTGTGTAGTGTCCGCTCTATTACAAACCACAACTTTAGTCTTATCGGCATTTATATCTAAGTTtaagtaactaaaataattacttaattttttaagcGAATTATTCAATTGGTTGACTGTAACGCGTGGATCAGACCCTGAGGCATAGACTACAAGGTCATCAGCATATTGCAGATTACTAACTCCTGAACCTAAGACGCAGTTAAGCTTGTTTATATACAACAAAAATTGGACTTAAAATCCCGCCTTGACAAACACCTTTATAGGAATCTCTAGGACCCAACagaaaattttcaactttaacGTAAACTTCTCTACCatgtagaaaattaaaaatccatattactatttttttgggTATTCCTAGCAACATTAACTCTTTTGACAGTATGTAAAGGTTGACATTATTAAATGCACCAGTGATGTCAAAGAAAACTGCAAACAATGGGTTATGTTGTTTAAAtgaactattaatatttaattgtaaatgggATATGCTCTCTCTAGACGATCGTCCCTTCCTAAAGCCAAACTGATTGGATGGTAAAATATTATTGCGTTCAATATAGAATTCTAATCTCTGTTTTAACAGCTGCTCAAATATTTTCCCCATACAGGATGTTAAGGTTATAGGTCTATATGATTCATAATTATCCTTATCTTTAAAAGGTTTAAGCACTGGGATAAGGCAATCTGTTTTCCACTGAGTTGGAATTAGATTATTAATCCATAAAGAATTATAAATATCTAGGATTAGTTTTCTAACATCAGTACTGGCGTATTTTATCATCTTATACGGAATTCCGTTGAGTCCACAAACTGTATCTCTACGTGAAGATATAGCTGCATTTAACTCTGCTAGTGAAAACGGGTTTGTTAGGTAGTTAACTTTAGAAGCTGATGTATACTGTTCACATAAATCCAATGGATGCTGAACGGTGTTGGGTGTACACTTCATAAGGAAACTACTGATTAAGTCTGTGTTAgttgtataattattagttttcgGTTTCTTATTGAATTTTCTCATCATTGACCAGATATAAGATAGTGATGTTGTTCTATTAAACGATTCAGTTTAAGAATAGCaacacaattttcttttattattcagAATTAGTTTCCTTAGTGCTTGCTTACGCTTAAAGGTGAAGTAATTTAATTCACTCGGGTTTTCTTTAAAGGCCAAATATGCTTGTTTAGCATCAGTTACAGCATTTGCACAAGTTTGATTCCACCATGGAAGGGGAATTCTTTGTTTCTTAAGTTTTTTTGATGTGAGATTTATATGAGAATGTTTTACCGAGTGTGGAACTAGCGAACATTCCTTTGCAGCTACGTTAATAATGTCTGTTAATTCTACATATGACCTTAAAGGATCACCAGaatcaaaattatgatttaataaaagattGTCTAGTTTCTTTGTAtacttagaaaaaatattttaaatcaatatttttgcaatttatcTGATGAGAAAAGGGTACTTGATTTTGACTTTTAAGTACTCCAGAATTATGTGAACAGATATTgagtaaaatttttgttatgACAGGTAAATGAAAACTGCCAAGAGAATCATCAGTTACCATCCAGTCACAATTAACCAAAGCAGGTGATACCATGGTTAAATCTAAAGCATTGGGCTGCCATATACGTGAGCCAACAGTTGTAGGACTTCCATTATTAAGAATGACtaagttattttcatttaaactttcatAAACATCACGACCCCTAGAGTCAATAGATGAACATCCCCATAGCAGGTGGCGGGCATTAAAATCACCGGCTATGAAGATTGGTTCAGGAATGTTGTGgataagattatttaattttctttttgaaaattgtGGTGTGCAATTACCTGGACTGTATATACTTACTATGGATAGTTCTTTGTTGtgatattttaacataattgcaatattttgtaGTGAGCCATCATATTGAGTTTGTAAAATAGAGTAGTTAAGTTTAACATGAATAAGAATGGCTACACCATTATGGTAGTTGCCTGAATCTAAtctaaacatattatattctgtaaattttaatttgtgatgtgGCCTGAGCCATGTTTCACATATTACTGCAACATGTATTGAGTAGTCTAAAAGGAATTTCGAAAAAATATGTCGATGGCACATTAAGCTCTGAGCATTCCATTgaacaatgtttaaataatccattacatgtaaatattattttttctacattgAATGTCTCTATCAGCACGTCTTTAATGGATTTCGAATTTATCTCTTTTTGGTTTAATTTGTTAAGGgatataattttaactattGAATTAAGCAAGATGTCAAGAACTTTTTCGGAATTTAAGAGGGACATAAATTGATCGGTTTGGGATAGTTTTCcatgtcaaaatcaaaatcaaaaagtttttatttcaaataggccgtttctcaggcacttttaaaacgttacattactgactctagttgcacggttccaaagtgtcattgttatggagaagaaccggcacgaaactccataagttactcttttcaaaataaaatcttacagtagcattttacattaaaatgaatgtctgcaaaaacagcgtaaattagcaaaacaagtatcaaatagcaaaatgctaatgattttctataaaaactgacatccagaaaagaaaaaaaataacgttacaatgaagtaagtcttgctgaggtttacactgttgatacatatacaaagcatatttcacaaaaaaaaggaaagcaataataatttaatgataattatacataatctaaatatgtagtcctaatcaaatccttaacaggaatgtcaaggcatgttaTAGCTTCTATGAATAAGGGCTGTGGCTGTAAAGGAGGGAATGACTTTTCATTTACAACTGAACTGTATGatcttttttgaaataaatctaaGTTTTCTTTAACCTTTTGCATTTTTACTGGGCAATCTCTGGATATAGCAATATGCTGACCCTGACAATGTACGCGTTTTTAGTTTCAGTGGTACAACTTTTGATACTGTGGATACCTCCGCATATAGAGCAACGCTCtgaatttttacaaaatttgcCTATGTGGCCATACCTTAAGCATCGCAGGCATGCTTCACTGGAGGAATATACTGCTTTACTTCGAAACTCGCCAACGCCAACTGTTTAAATCTATTGATTCGGGCAGGACTGGGCAGGAAAAGGTAATGGAGACAGTTAAAGTGGGAATCATCTGAAAACCATCAAGAACTTTAGGTTTTCTCATAAAGCGTCTGATTTGCACCACGTTTTTGGTGCTGGAGATCGCATCATAAATTTCTTGGTTAGAAAGGTTAATTGGCGCATGAGTAATGACGCCCGTCACTTCTGTGGCTCCAGCGGGGATGGACGCTTGTTGTCAACGACTTGACTAAATGAACCTCTGCCTTTTGTTTTTAGTTCCTTGTCACTCAAAAGTCCCTTGGTGCAATCTTTCAATCTATTTTGCCGACTGGTTCCGAGACTGAAAATCCCTCGGTGTTCACGTAGATACCAGACCAAGTCGAGCGTCGTGAaataattatcgaaataaaCAGCACCTCCTGGAGTCTGAATTGTCTTGCAAAGAGCTAATACCATTTTAGCACCCAGTGTCATCTGCTCTTCCTCTTCACTAAAATTGATATACCGGAAGGTATCATCGCCGCCATACAATAGAAAATCATAGACAATTCCAGACGCACCAGCGCGTACGACGTTCTTGAATCCCCATTTACTAGGTTTCATAGGGTTGTATTGTCTCCGATTTCCTGCTTTAGTACCCTTATATGGAATGGTCATCTCATCTATGCTGTATTTCGTTTCTTCTTCCGTAGAAAGGCAGTTTCTTCTTATCTTTTCGATGAATGGTCGTACCTTGTAATATCGATCTTCGTCCTGATTAGTGTTATCCACAAAGTGGATGTTTCGTCGAATCTGCTCGAATCGTTTTACTGGCATGATGTCGGCAACTTGGGTATATCTAAATTCTGTAGACCAATAGTCTAAATAAGAAGGCATTTTCACTATACCCATGATAAGTAGAATTGCAAGAAAGTCTTTCAGCTGCTCGATGGTCAATTGCCATTTACCAGTTCTTTGGGTTGAATACAAGTTCGAGTTGTCGACGATATCAATGAGTATATCTGGggagaagaataaataaaaaaagtctaacGGGGAGTCGGTGTCTGGTAAATCAAAGACGAAATCGTTTGATTGGATGTCAGCTTTGTGTCTGAATTGTCCTTTTTTCCATTTGTAACTCACAGTTAGCGTTCTCTTAGCAGTTTTTGCTACTCATACATTTGGCGTCGAGTGTATTGGTAGTGTCCTCTTACGTCTGGTTGTTCTTGGTGTTGATGGACTAGCCATAGACGAAGTATTTGGTGATGGAATTGACAATAATGAAGCCATACTTGGCAAGGCATTGTAATTGATTTCACCACTCGGTAGTAGCACGTTGTCAATAATTGGAGTCAATGGAGGTCGCTCAGGGTCCAAATTATCTTCGACTTCATTTTCATGTTCAGAACCACTATCTATATCTAGAAGTGTTTTGAGGCGGCACCAATGCTACTAAACGATGTCCTCTAGACTTAAAGCTctgaaaaatcaaataaataagttttaaaatatttcttctgcGGATACCTAAAATTTTTATGTTGAGTAATAACAAATATAAGTTTTCTAATATTACGGCAATGAGAAAAATACTAGACATACGATTTAgtatttagttttcaattaagTCGACAAGGGGAAGAATACTGGACATAGTATTTGAGTCActtcattattaatttgacattGGGAAGTATACTGGACATACATGTTTCGGGGGTcgtaataactaaattaaacttagtaagacaataaaaataatattaatagctaTCCGGGGGcattttctttagttttcaaTGATATCACGAGTAAAATAAACcctaaaataatgaataaaactcAACTTACCGAAAGCCCTCGTAACGCGTCCTTCCTTCCCGCCATCTCGTCACTGACTGTTCGCGTCCCGTTGATGTGAGTACGTTGCTGATTTTTGACAACGTAGGTAGATCATTAAGGTTGCATTAAATAGCACCTAGAACTTTAAATAGATAttcgtttttagggttccgtacctcaaaaggaaaaaacggaacccttataggatcactttgttgtccgtctgtccgtccgtctgtctgtccgtccgtccgtccgtccgtccgtctgtcaagaccctttttctcgggaacgcgtggaggtatgaagctgaaatttatatcaattactcaggcctactgtcccttgaagctgtgaaaatcaaacttctaagccaacgcaatcaaaagatacagccgtttatgccgcaaattttcgacacttgcaagggaatcaaaacctacaggatgcttcccgtgaactcagaatcttgaaatttggtacgaagcaacgtcttatggcatagataaaggaaaaattacgaaaaccataatttttttgttatatcacataatatattttttttaataattttaaacttactacctatttcctcataaacgcgtagaggtattaaattgaaattcataccaaatactcaggtctataatacctttaagctgtaacaaaatcaaacttctatgtcaacgctgttgtatataaataaagcacTTGAGTTTGAATTtaactggttttattataatttaagaaaaagtattacaattcacatgcacgcGTTACAACGCCggtgagagagagagatagaGGGCGCTTACGTCGTGCGCTTCAGCGTCGTTAAGTTAAAGACGCGTTCTTATGCGTTCATACCAACACCCTCTCCTGAACGCAAACCCATTCCAGCCGTCAGAAGGGAGAGCTTCGGTCGATGCAGCCCCTTTGTTAGCGCATCCGCCAACATAAACTCGGTGCTTATGTATTCTACATGTATCTCCTGAGCAGCAAccttttctttaacaaaattataacggACGTCTATGTGTTTGCTGCGGGCGTGGTAAACACATGAACCTGAAAGACTAATAGCACTTCTATTATCACAGTATATAGTCATTGGTGCAACTGAATGCCAGATGTCTTTCGTAAGTTGCCTCAGCCAGATTGCTTCTTGAATAGCGGACGCCAGAGACATATACTCTGCTTCAGTGCTGGAGAGTGCTACTGTGGCTTGTTTTTTAGAATTCCAACTAATACAGCCACcctgaaatataaacaaatagccAGTGCAAGATCTTCGATCTATGGTGTCGCTGGCCCAATCTGCATCACAATAaccaattatgtttttatcgtCCTTTTTGAatgtaagttttaaatgaatggtTCCTTTCAAGTAACGAAATATTCTCTTCACAGCAATCCAATGTTGCATTGTTGGATTGTTATTAAATCTACTAACAGTATTAACAGCAAAGGCTATGTCAGGCCGTGTACATTGAGATAAATACAACAGACATCCCACAGCCTCTTGATAGGGTACATTTTTCAATACTTCAGTTTCATTTTCAGCCTTTTTTAATTGAGTCCCGGCTTCAAAAGAAGTTGGTACAATCATACATTTTGAATCTATGTAAAATCTTCTCAATGTACAATATTTGATCCAAAGATATTTCCTCAAAATTAGTTAAAACCAATACATTGTCTGGCTGTGCCAAGGTCCTTGTTGTCAAAGTGCCAAAGTCCTTCCAAATGGTTGCCTGGTTTGTTTTGCCTCCAGACAAGATGTACATATGTAGTCGTCATCTTGTTGACATAACTTCACACCAAGAGTACATTCTGGaatcttatttatatcattaaaattaagatgtCCTAGTCTTTGGtgccataaatatttgttttcagctGTAGCTGCCATTGCCTGCCCGCTTTGATAGGTAAGTAATTTGTAAGTATCATTTACTAACTTTGCAGTGGCTACTATCTGATTATTTCTGTTCATTATTGAGCAACCAGAACTGTCAAATTTAACCTTATTGCCATTCATTATGATCTTGCTCACAGAAAGTAAATTTGTGGATAAAGaaggaataaataatacattatttacctGAATACAGTCAGGTTCTccagtaatattatttggtacctGGATATTTACAGTGCCACAGCTTTGCACGGTGAGAACTTTGTTATCTGCAATCCTGATACTTTTTACAGGCGGTACAGTTTCATTTGTTAACCAGTTACGGTTCATAGTCATGTGAGCTGAAGCCCCGGAGTCCACATACCAGCTACTGCCATCATTCACAGATGTAGCTGAAAAAGCTGCGACAAAACCATTTTTAGTATCTTTGTCttccttgtttttatttttatttttaaaccaacattGCTTGCCCAAATGCCCATATTTATTACAGTTGAAGCAACGGGGGCCTTTTGGTTTTTCTGAGTGACTGTCTTTATGTTGAGTATTGTTTATGAATTTCTTCTTAGACTTTGCATAAAAAGCTGTAGTACTTTCTGATTTAGATTTCACTTCTtgtaataactttgttttaatcatATCAGCACTAATTTTTATGCCTGAGCTTTCTAAACCCATAATCATAGGCTTATATTCATCGGACAACCCGGCCAACATTAGAGTCCCGAGCCACTCATCATCCACATTGAATCCTATCCCTCTCAATTTATGTGCTGTTGACatcaatttgtttatatattcTTCTATATTTGTAGTAGACTCTAGATTAGTCGTAATCAAATCTCTGAGAAGCCCCATTTTACGGAGTAGACCAGTATCTTCAAATGCTTTTAATAAGTTGTCCCATACCTGTTTTGCTGTCTTCGCATCTTGAACATGCACGTATAATTGTGGatctatcaataaaattatttttgttctggcTTCCATGTCTTTTTTTGAATCACATGTATCAAGCTGTATGCATTCCCAAAGTTCTTCATGTTGTAAATATGCTGCCATTGCAAATTTCCATGTCGAAAAATTGGCTCTGCCAGTTAATTTCTGTATTGATAATGTGTTTAAAGCCATTTTGTAACGTTTTTGAcataaacctaaaaaataattatcttctCGCCGAATTTGAGGTTATGCCTCACTTCTCAcgaaatttatacttttattacagctttatttcaaaaacttttatcagGCAGGGACGGCCCATAACctgttgtatataaataaagcacTTGAGTTTGAATTtaactggttttattataatttaagaaaaagtattacaattcacatgcacgcGTTACAACGCCggtgagagagagagatagaGGGCGCTTACGTCGTGCGCTTCAGCGTCGTTAAGTTAAAGACGCGTTCTTATGCGTTCATACCAAcaaacgcaatcaaaagaaacagcaatttaagctgcatattttgaaactcgcaaatactcgcaagggaatcaaaacctaaagggtacttccagtcgacctagaatcttgaaatttggcatgaagcaacgttttatagcacacataaaggaaaaattccgaaaaccttaaatttttggttacattacaaaatatataaccttgcaggtttgtacggaaccctcggtgcgcgagtccgactcgcacttggccggtttttttttatatcgatgTTTATCCTATATTCCTATGAGAAGTATATCGCACGTCGTCTAATAAAGGGTTAAAGACTGCAAACtatcaaatttagttttttctattttcctgTGTTCATCATAAAGGCTTACAAGGTTACCACCAGCAACACGAAGTCTTTGTGGTAACAATTGCCATTCGTGGGGCTGACGCAATTTATAGTAAATTTGaccatttttgtataataatccTCTGATATCGGTGACTACAGGA is a window from the Trichoplusia ni isolate ovarian cell line Hi5 chromosome 3, tn1, whole genome shotgun sequence genome containing:
- the LOC113491812 gene encoding uncharacterized protein LOC113491812, which produces MGIVKMPSYLDYWSTEFRYTQVADIMPVKRFEQIRRNIHFVDNTNQDEDRYYKVRPFIEKIRRNCLSTEEETKYSIDEMTIPYKGTKAGNRRQYNPMKPSKWGFKNVVRAGASGIVYDFLLYGGDDTFRYINFSEEEEQMTLGAKMVLALCKTIQTPGGAVYFDNYFTTLDLVWYLREHRGIFSLGTSRQNRLKDCTKGLLSDKELKTKGRGSFSQVVDNKRPSPLEPQK